A single Thermococcus sp. DNA region contains:
- a CDS encoding 50S ribosomal protein L15e: MGMYKYIREAWKSPKKSYVGELLKKRMIQWRRDPVVKRIERPTRLDRARSLGYQAKQGYVVVRVRVRRGGRKRPRWKGGRKPSKMGMVKYSPKKSLQWIAEEKAARKFPNLEVLNSYWVGEDGMYKWFEVIMVDPHHPVIKSDPKIAWIALKPHKGRVFRGLTSAGKKGRGLRNKGKGAEKVRPSVRANKGKTK; encoded by the coding sequence ATGGGAATGTATAAGTACATTAGGGAAGCCTGGAAGAGCCCCAAGAAGAGCTACGTTGGGGAGCTCCTCAAGAAGAGGATGATTCAGTGGAGAAGGGACCCGGTAGTTAAGAGAATCGAGAGGCCGACGAGACTCGACAGGGCTCGCTCCCTCGGTTATCAGGCCAAGCAGGGCTACGTCGTTGTTCGCGTTCGCGTTAGGCGCGGAGGAAGGAAGAGGCCCAGGTGGAAGGGCGGAAGGAAGCCGAGCAAGATGGGTATGGTCAAGTACTCACCAAAGAAGAGCCTCCAGTGGATAGCCGAGGAAAAGGCCGCGAGAAAGTTCCCGAACCTTGAGGTTCTCAACAGCTACTGGGTCGGCGAGGACGGTATGTACAAGTGGTTTGAGGTCATAATGGTAGACCCGCACCACCCGGTCATAAAGAGCGACCCGAAGATAGCGTGGATAGCCCTCAAGCCCCACAAGGGCAGGGTCTTTAGAGGTCTCACCAGCGCCGGCAAGAAGGGTCGCGGCCTGAGGAACAAGGGTAAGGGTGCCGAAAAGGTCAGGCCCAGCGTTAGGGCCAACAAGGGCAAGACCAAGTGA
- a CDS encoding PIN domain-containing protein: MIYADTDFFLALMKPNDWLKENAKKILERYEGQITTSETTFLELLIVAKKYNLDPIKLTSAVMALTGIEEDVYLRAAYYMKEHGLNAFDAFHAAKCGGVIISSDKVYEKVGIKRIKLENPEETE, translated from the coding sequence ATGATATACGCGGACACGGATTTCTTCCTAGCGCTCATGAAGCCAAACGACTGGCTCAAGGAGAACGCGAAGAAAATCCTCGAGCGATACGAAGGCCAGATAACGACATCCGAAACAACGTTTCTTGAACTTCTGATAGTGGCCAAAAAGTACAATCTGGACCCCATAAAACTGACCTCTGCTGTTATGGCGCTGACTGGAATAGAGGAAGACGTCTACCTACGGGCGGCATACTACATGAAAGAGCATGGGCTAAACGCTTTCGATGCTTTCCATGCGGCAAAATGTGGGGGCGTTATAATAAGCTCGGACAAAGTCTACGAGAAGGTTGGAATCAAAAGGATAAAGCTAGAAAACCCAGAGGAAACAGAATAA
- a CDS encoding AbrB family transcriptional regulator, with protein sequence MLTQIDSKGRLYIPKAIRKNLPKEVYLVKLNEGILIVPKPENPLKELEELGRKLPDKSIRELRKEILEEATKEAEGEE encoded by the coding sequence ATGCTAACCCAGATTGATTCCAAAGGGAGGCTTTACATCCCGAAGGCCATAAGGAAGAACCTCCCGAAGGAGGTATACCTCGTTAAGCTCAATGAGGGAATCCTCATAGTTCCCAAACCAGAAAATCCCCTCAAGGAACTCGAGGAGCTCGGGAGGAAGCTCCCCGATAAGTCCATTCGCGAACTCAGGAAGGAAATACTGGAAGAAGCCACGAAAGAAGCGGAGGGCGAGGAATGA
- a CDS encoding RNA-binding protein, producing the protein MAKLQAHHVRLTTFIHATEDEDKVLKAIATFIPDEIDEDDVLFDVEETTGFFGNPIKVVNVEIKRSRAVRTFLKNFKELLSEEDKKYILENLDEKVDEEGTLYVRFNKQKAYLGEAKVDEGPDVVQVRIKAKAFPMRKEAVVKAVREWLEE; encoded by the coding sequence ATGGCGAAGCTTCAGGCGCATCACGTCAGGCTTACCACGTTCATTCACGCTACCGAGGACGAGGACAAGGTCCTTAAGGCGATAGCGACGTTCATTCCCGATGAGATTGACGAGGACGACGTTCTCTTCGACGTTGAGGAAACGACGGGTTTCTTCGGCAACCCGATAAAGGTCGTCAACGTCGAGATAAAGAGGAGCAGAGCTGTCAGGACATTTCTCAAAAACTTCAAGGAACTGCTGAGCGAGGAGGACAAGAAATACATTCTTGAAAACCTTGATGAGAAGGTTGACGAAGAAGGAACGCTCTACGTTAGGTTCAACAAGCAGAAGGCCTATCTGGGCGAAGCGAAAGTTGACGAAGGCCCGGATGTTGTTCAGGTCAGGATAAAGGCCAAGGCCTTTCCGATGAGGAAAGAGGCTGTGGTTAAAGCCGTGAGGGAGTGGCTGGAGGAATGA
- a CDS encoding Ribonuclease P protein component 3 — MSEGPEEVSFSRDYFVEMDVRSEDAYELANEWFDEVVFTKKLVLKSSPDWTSLKEEVKALRKTYGKVALLIVTKKPSLIREVKGRNLRALIYVQGGDMRITRTAIESRVDALISPWLGRKDYGFDHTLAGMASRRGVAIGFSLAPLLRANPYERALTLRFMMKVWELTRKYRVPRFLTSSAESRWEVRSPRDLMSLGINIGMEIPEARASLNFHPRRILQKLKN, encoded by the coding sequence ATGAGCGAAGGGCCTGAGGAGGTTTCTTTCTCAAGGGACTACTTCGTTGAGATGGACGTTAGGAGCGAAGATGCCTACGAATTGGCCAACGAGTGGTTCGACGAGGTAGTCTTTACAAAAAAGCTCGTTCTCAAAAGCTCCCCCGACTGGACCTCCCTGAAGGAGGAGGTCAAAGCTCTAAGGAAAACCTACGGTAAAGTCGCCCTCCTCATTGTCACCAAAAAGCCGAGCCTCATAAGGGAGGTAAAGGGGAGAAACCTTAGGGCTTTAATCTATGTCCAGGGGGGTGACATGAGGATTACCAGGACGGCAATTGAGTCGAGGGTTGATGCCCTGATAAGCCCCTGGCTCGGAAGAAAGGACTACGGTTTCGACCATACTTTGGCAGGAATGGCCTCGCGAAGGGGTGTTGCCATCGGCTTTTCCCTGGCTCCGCTCCTTAGGGCAAACCCCTACGAGAGGGCCCTAACGTTGCGCTTCATGATGAAGGTCTGGGAGCTTACCAGAAAGTATCGCGTGCCAAGGTTTCTAACCAGCTCGGCCGAGAGCAGATGGGAAGTCCGCTCGCCGAGGGACTTGATGAGCCTCGGGATAAACATCGGCATGGAAATCCCGGAGGCGAGGGCGAGCCTGAACTTTCACCCGAGGAGGATTCTTCAAAAATTGAAAAACTGA
- a CDS encoding TrpB-like pyridoxal phosphate-dependent enzyme: MKAVLPDSKIPKKWYNILPDLPEPLAPPLDPETNEPMEPEKLLRIFAAELVKQEMSNERYIEIPRKVRELYAKIGRPTPLFRATNLEKALGTPARIYFKYEGATVTGSHKINTALAQAYYAKEQGIEKLVTETGAGQWGTALSLAGALLGLKVRVYMARASYQQKPYRKTIMRLYGAEIYPSPSDRTEIGRKFLAQDPNHPGGLGIAISEAIEDVLKDEKARYALGSVLNHVLMHQTVIGLEAREQMKEFEEPDVIIGCVGGGSNFAGLAYPFVKDVLDGKADYEFIAVEPRAAPSMTRGVYKYDFGDSGGYTPKMKMHTLGHTYYVPPIHAGGLRYHGLAPTLSVLINHGIVKPVAYHQNEVFQAAELFAKTEGIIPAPESAHAIKGTIDRALKAKEEGKEEVILFNLSGHGLLDLQGYEDYLDGKLEDYEPDYFPALEG; this comes from the coding sequence ATGAAAGCCGTTCTGCCGGATTCGAAGATACCTAAGAAGTGGTACAACATACTGCCCGACCTTCCGGAGCCGTTGGCACCGCCCCTCGACCCCGAAACAAATGAGCCGATGGAGCCGGAGAAACTGTTGAGGATTTTCGCGGCCGAGCTTGTGAAACAGGAGATGAGCAACGAGCGCTACATAGAGATTCCGAGGAAAGTCCGCGAACTTTACGCCAAGATTGGAAGGCCGACGCCACTTTTCAGGGCCACGAACCTTGAGAAGGCCCTCGGAACTCCAGCCAGGATATACTTCAAATATGAAGGAGCGACCGTGACGGGAAGCCACAAGATAAACACCGCACTGGCCCAGGCTTACTACGCCAAGGAGCAGGGGATTGAGAAGCTCGTCACAGAGACGGGAGCAGGTCAGTGGGGAACGGCTCTAAGCTTAGCAGGAGCGCTCCTCGGTTTAAAGGTCAGGGTTTACATGGCGCGCGCCAGCTACCAGCAAAAACCGTACAGGAAAACCATAATGCGCCTCTACGGGGCGGAAATATACCCGAGCCCGAGCGACAGAACCGAAATCGGACGGAAGTTTTTAGCTCAAGACCCGAACCACCCCGGCGGACTGGGCATAGCGATAAGCGAGGCCATAGAGGACGTTCTGAAGGATGAAAAAGCCCGCTACGCCCTTGGAAGCGTTTTAAACCATGTCCTCATGCACCAGACGGTCATAGGGCTCGAGGCGAGGGAGCAGATGAAGGAGTTCGAGGAGCCAGACGTTATAATCGGTTGCGTCGGCGGTGGAAGCAACTTCGCTGGATTAGCTTATCCCTTCGTGAAAGACGTTCTGGACGGCAAAGCGGACTACGAGTTCATAGCAGTTGAGCCGAGAGCCGCTCCCTCGATGACGAGGGGAGTTTACAAATACGACTTCGGCGATTCGGGAGGATACACACCGAAGATGAAGATGCACACCCTGGGCCACACCTACTACGTCCCGCCAATTCACGCTGGCGGTTTACGCTACCACGGATTAGCGCCAACGCTGAGCGTTCTCATCAACCACGGGATTGTCAAACCAGTAGCATATCACCAGAACGAGGTCTTCCAGGCGGCAGAGCTGTTCGCGAAGACCGAGGGAATAATCCCCGCCCCGGAGAGTGCCCACGCGATAAAAGGGACAATAGACAGGGCGCTGAAAGCTAAAGAAGAAGGAAAAGAGGAGGTCATACTCTTCAACCTCAGCGGACACGGACTGCTCGACCTTCAGGGCTACGAAGACTACCTCGACGGAAAGCTTGAGGACTACGAGCCTGACTACTTCCCGGCCCTTGAGGGCTGA
- the nikR gene encoding nickel-responsive transcriptional regulator NikR: MKVVRFGVSVPEELLEKFDRIIERKGYVNRSEAIRDLMRDFIIRHEWETGDSEVAGTITMLYNHDEADVVKELLDLQHEYLEEIVSSIHVHMDEHNCLEVVIVKGKASRIKEIADRLLSLKGVKHGKLVMTGTGKELV, encoded by the coding sequence ATGAAAGTGGTTCGTTTCGGTGTCTCCGTACCTGAGGAGCTCCTCGAAAAGTTCGACCGGATAATTGAGAGGAAGGGCTACGTTAACAGGAGCGAAGCGATAAGGGACCTGATGAGGGATTTCATAATCAGGCACGAGTGGGAGACCGGCGATTCAGAAGTTGCGGGGACGATAACGATGCTCTACAACCATGACGAGGCGGACGTTGTTAAAGAGCTCCTTGACTTACAGCACGAGTACCTTGAGGAGATAGTTTCAAGCATTCACGTCCACATGGACGAGCACAACTGCCTTGAGGTAGTCATTGTAAAGGGCAAGGCGAGCAGAATAAAGGAGATAGCGGACAGGCTTTTGAGCCTTAAGGGTGTAAAGCACGGTAAGCTCGTTATGACCGGAACGGGGAAGGAACTGGTCTAA
- the rqcH gene encoding ribosome rescue protein RqcH, with protein sequence MKEEMSSVDIRYVVRELQWLLGSRVDKVYHDGDEIRIKLRTKEGRADLILQAGKRFHLTSYVKEAPKQPSSFTMLLRKHLSGGFIDAIEQHQFDRIVKIRVGDYTLIGELFRKGNIVLVDSENRIVAALRYEEYKDRAIKPKAEYRFPPARENPLEVSFERFLELMRENEELELVRALARKLNMGGLYAEEISIRAGFEKTTPVKELSDEDLRKVYEAMMKTFNDEPRPNIVFKDGNMHDVVPIELRVYDGLEKKYFKTFSEALDEYFGRLTIEKAKIERTKKLESKKRQLLATLKKQEEMLKGFERAMNENQEIGDLIYANYSLIERLLQEFRKATEKLGWEEFRKRIEEGKKAGNRVAQMVKGIDAKEKAVTIELEGRKVKLYLNKSLGENAELYYEKAKKFRHKYEGALKAYEDTKRKLNEVEKLIEEEMKKELNVRKIERRKKKWFEKFRWFVSSEGFLVLAGKDASTNETLVKKHMTENDLYCHADVYGAPHVVIKDGQKAGEKTIFEACQFAVSMSRAWSLGLYSADAYWAYPEQVTKQAPSGEYLGKGAFMVYGKRNWLRGLPLKLAVGVINYEGEDYVVCAPVEAIKAHTKRYIVIRPGRLKKGELVKKIRAILERWGYKVREEDLNAILPPGGGEIVEVVG encoded by the coding sequence ATGAAGGAGGAAATGAGTTCAGTCGATATCCGCTACGTCGTTAGGGAACTTCAATGGCTCCTCGGTTCTCGCGTTGACAAAGTCTATCACGATGGGGACGAGATAAGGATTAAGCTCCGCACGAAGGAGGGAAGGGCCGATTTAATACTCCAAGCTGGAAAGAGATTTCACCTAACGAGCTACGTCAAGGAGGCCCCTAAACAGCCGTCGAGCTTCACGATGCTCCTCAGGAAGCACCTGAGTGGGGGCTTCATCGATGCAATAGAGCAACATCAGTTCGACAGGATTGTGAAAATCAGGGTTGGCGATTACACCCTCATCGGGGAGCTCTTCAGGAAGGGCAACATCGTCCTCGTTGACTCGGAGAACAGGATTGTGGCGGCTCTAAGATACGAGGAGTACAAGGACAGGGCCATAAAGCCCAAAGCTGAGTACAGGTTCCCTCCGGCCAGAGAAAATCCGCTTGAGGTAAGCTTCGAGCGCTTTCTTGAACTTATGCGGGAAAACGAGGAGCTTGAACTCGTTCGCGCTCTGGCGAGAAAGCTCAACATGGGTGGCCTCTACGCGGAGGAGATTTCAATAAGGGCCGGTTTCGAGAAGACGACTCCGGTTAAGGAGCTCAGCGACGAGGACCTGAGAAAGGTCTACGAGGCGATGATGAAGACCTTTAACGACGAGCCAAGGCCCAACATAGTCTTCAAGGACGGCAACATGCACGATGTAGTGCCTATAGAGCTGAGGGTCTATGATGGACTCGAGAAGAAGTACTTTAAAACATTCAGCGAGGCCCTCGATGAATACTTCGGCAGGCTCACAATCGAGAAGGCCAAAATTGAGAGGACGAAGAAACTCGAAAGCAAGAAGAGGCAGTTGCTGGCCACTCTGAAAAAGCAGGAGGAAATGCTGAAGGGCTTTGAAAGGGCAATGAACGAGAACCAGGAGATAGGCGATTTAATCTACGCTAACTACTCCCTCATTGAGCGTCTCCTTCAGGAGTTCAGAAAGGCCACGGAAAAGCTCGGCTGGGAGGAGTTCAGGAAGAGAATCGAGGAGGGCAAAAAAGCTGGAAACAGGGTTGCCCAGATGGTTAAGGGGATTGACGCGAAAGAGAAGGCCGTAACCATAGAACTTGAGGGGAGGAAGGTAAAGCTATACCTCAACAAAAGCCTCGGCGAGAACGCCGAACTCTATTACGAGAAGGCCAAGAAGTTCAGGCACAAGTACGAGGGAGCTTTGAAAGCCTACGAGGACACGAAGAGAAAGCTAAACGAAGTGGAGAAGCTAATCGAGGAGGAGATGAAGAAGGAACTCAACGTGAGAAAAATCGAGAGGAGAAAGAAGAAGTGGTTCGAGAAGTTCCGGTGGTTCGTTTCGAGCGAGGGCTTTCTTGTTTTAGCTGGCAAAGACGCGAGCACAAACGAAACGCTTGTTAAAAAGCACATGACCGAGAACGACCTCTACTGCCACGCCGACGTTTACGGCGCCCCTCACGTTGTCATTAAGGACGGACAAAAAGCCGGAGAAAAGACGATATTCGAGGCCTGTCAGTTCGCCGTCTCGATGAGCAGAGCGTGGAGTCTGGGACTTTACTCGGCCGATGCCTACTGGGCGTATCCGGAGCAGGTGACGAAGCAGGCCCCCAGCGGGGAATACCTCGGCAAGGGAGCCTTCATGGTCTACGGAAAAAGGAACTGGCTTCGCGGATTACCGCTAAAGCTAGCTGTAGGAGTCATAAACTACGAGGGCGAGGACTACGTCGTCTGCGCACCGGTTGAAGCCATCAAGGCCCACACGAAGCGCTACATCGTCATAAGACCTGGGAGGCTCAAGAAGGGTGAGCTCGTGAAAAAGATACGGGCAATCCTTGAGAGGTGGGGCTACAAGGTCAGGGAAGAGGACCTGAACGCAATCCTTCCGCCGGGAGGGGGAGAAATAGTGGAGGTAGTGGGTTAG
- a CDS encoding 1,4-alpha-glucan branching protein, which translates to MRGYVTFVLHTHLPYVRKHGKWPFGEEWLYEAMSESYLPLLMEFERLRDSGVRFQLVVNITPVLMEQLADEYIKAEFEKYLLRKIERTREDLESGKYPEKPVRDVLNHFERVYSYWKAINGDIVGKFRELQEQGYLEVITSPATHAYLPLLLREEAIRAQIANGIATYEKHFGRKPRGMWISECAYRPGGEWKLPGGRKVRGKGIEKFLEEFGIKYFFVESNLIDDGPVSDSYGEPLPTGSLATLRPYWVKGSKVAVFGRNRDTGYQVWSAHFGYPGDFWYREFHKKAERSGNQYWRVTGKDVDLGDKDFYDPSKAMERVEEHARHFVQLVGTLLKEFEKKTGEKGIVVSPYDTELFGHWWYEGVKWLGRVLELLAESGIRTTTLSAFLDNYPGERREIDLPEGSWGANADHSTWWNRETEWAWEEVYRAEERMVAIASRFYGKDGLGDRAIEQLARELLILEASDWEFLITTGQAREYARRRILTHSRDFQRLANEIVEYFKTGEMDVSFLEELEERDNPFRPVLVGHYVSPNPPELREFVEPPEVPSDSKEEESGETSVEAGVEPGESGFKGSGERFYATSLALVKRRRPRVPLTKRLDTRLVKRVESTRGKLRSENKQKPKLKRLIDVKGIGPKTLARLNRAGVKTPEDLLKADLEELARKTGVSIKRLRRFVEQL; encoded by the coding sequence ATGAGGGGCTACGTTACCTTCGTCCTTCACACTCATTTGCCATACGTCAGGAAGCACGGGAAGTGGCCATTCGGGGAGGAGTGGCTCTACGAGGCGATGAGCGAGAGCTACCTGCCCCTTTTGATGGAGTTTGAGAGGCTCCGCGATTCCGGCGTTCGCTTTCAGCTGGTCGTCAACATAACACCGGTCCTCATGGAACAGCTTGCCGACGAATACATCAAGGCGGAGTTTGAGAAATACCTCCTGAGAAAAATCGAGAGAACCAGAGAGGACCTTGAGTCAGGCAAATATCCTGAAAAACCGGTTAGAGATGTCCTTAACCACTTTGAGCGTGTCTACTCATACTGGAAGGCCATAAACGGTGACATCGTTGGTAAGTTCCGGGAATTACAGGAGCAGGGATATCTTGAGGTTATAACGTCTCCTGCAACGCACGCCTACTTGCCCCTTCTCCTCAGGGAGGAGGCAATAAGGGCCCAGATAGCAAACGGTATAGCTACCTATGAGAAGCATTTCGGAAGGAAACCCAGGGGAATGTGGATTTCCGAGTGCGCCTACAGGCCGGGAGGAGAATGGAAGCTCCCCGGCGGAAGGAAGGTTAGGGGAAAGGGCATCGAGAAGTTCCTGGAGGAGTTCGGTATAAAATACTTCTTCGTTGAGAGCAACCTCATTGATGACGGTCCGGTCAGTGACTCCTACGGTGAGCCCCTCCCCACTGGTTCCCTCGCGACACTTAGGCCATACTGGGTTAAGGGTTCGAAGGTTGCCGTCTTTGGGAGGAACAGGGATACTGGTTATCAGGTCTGGAGCGCCCATTTCGGCTATCCCGGTGATTTCTGGTACAGGGAGTTCCATAAGAAGGCCGAGAGGAGCGGAAACCAGTACTGGCGTGTGACCGGAAAGGACGTTGACCTTGGCGATAAGGACTTCTACGACCCCTCTAAAGCCATGGAACGGGTTGAAGAGCACGCGAGACACTTTGTTCAGCTCGTTGGAACCCTCTTGAAGGAATTCGAGAAGAAAACGGGTGAGAAGGGGATAGTCGTTTCGCCCTACGATACGGAACTCTTCGGCCACTGGTGGTATGAGGGGGTTAAATGGCTCGGGCGCGTTCTTGAACTCCTGGCTGAAAGCGGAATCAGGACGACGACGCTGTCAGCTTTCCTCGACAACTATCCGGGCGAGAGGCGTGAAATTGACCTCCCCGAAGGGTCTTGGGGTGCCAACGCCGACCACTCAACGTGGTGGAACAGGGAAACTGAATGGGCGTGGGAGGAAGTCTACAGGGCAGAGGAGAGAATGGTTGCCATAGCGAGTCGCTTTTACGGAAAAGACGGACTCGGAGATAGGGCCATTGAACAGTTGGCGAGAGAACTTCTAATCCTTGAGGCAAGCGACTGGGAATTTTTGATAACCACCGGGCAGGCCAGGGAATACGCGAGGAGAAGAATACTAACCCACAGCAGGGACTTCCAGAGGCTGGCGAATGAAATCGTGGAGTACTTCAAAACGGGAGAAATGGACGTTTCCTTCCTTGAGGAGCTTGAGGAACGCGACAACCCCTTCAGGCCCGTCTTAGTGGGCCACTACGTAAGCCCTAATCCCCCGGAGCTGAGGGAGTTCGTTGAACCGCCGGAGGTTCCGTCAGATTCGAAAGAGGAGGAAAGCGGAGAAACCTCCGTGGAAGCTGGAGTTGAGCCTGGGGAGAGCGGTTTCAAGGGTTCCGGCGAGAGGTTTTACGCCACATCACTGGCTCTCGTTAAGAGGAGAAGGCCAAGGGTTCCCCTCACGAAAAGGCTTGATACGAGGCTCGTCAAGAGGGTTGAATCAACGAGGGGAAAGCTAAGGTCAGAAAATAAGCAGAAACCTAAGCTAAAGCGCCTTATAGACGTTAAGGGAATAGGTCCCAAAACCCTTGCGAGGCTCAACAGGGCCGGTGTAAAAACGCCGGAGGATTTGCTGAAAGCGGACCTCGAGGAGCTCGCGAGAAAAACGGGGGTATCAATAAAAAGGTTGAGAAGGTTCGTGGAACAGCTTTAG
- a CDS encoding alpha-glucosidase has product MKSPGILEDTAEVLETTIPRVERLTVLNEKEKKKVISLLKEAAENFRRLAKNVKKDNVELAEFFFKKAKELKNMSTDKGIEREGKKKYLERVKKMNLYSKSAVYDFDPEMLKALKKAYRTYIFGMTAFFLLVGVYMSQIMAVTALILAIPIILSMLSLQRRGYLGLLLAYSAAPIPIIQGVMGLTYGIRQLTTPGAIEKIAGTINKSPQFVEGWLIFMVVLSAVELYLILSGLYLLYKHRHAFL; this is encoded by the coding sequence GTGAAAAGCCCGGGAATTCTTGAGGATACAGCCGAGGTTCTGGAAACGACAATACCAAGGGTAGAGAGGCTAACAGTTTTGAACGAGAAGGAGAAGAAGAAGGTCATCTCCCTCCTCAAGGAAGCCGCTGAAAACTTTAGACGGCTGGCCAAAAACGTCAAAAAAGACAACGTCGAACTTGCAGAGTTTTTCTTCAAAAAGGCCAAAGAGCTGAAAAACATGAGCACCGACAAGGGCATTGAAAGGGAAGGAAAGAAGAAATACCTTGAGAGGGTCAAAAAAATGAACCTATACTCCAAATCAGCGGTCTACGACTTCGACCCCGAAATGCTCAAGGCCCTGAAAAAGGCCTACAGGACGTATATTTTCGGAATGACCGCGTTCTTCCTTCTTGTTGGAGTGTACATGAGCCAGATAATGGCAGTGACGGCCCTGATTCTTGCGATTCCAATAATACTGTCCATGCTGTCCCTTCAGAGGAGAGGATATCTGGGCCTTCTGCTGGCGTACTCTGCAGCGCCAATACCGATAATCCAGGGAGTAATGGGCCTGACCTATGGAATAAGGCAACTGACAACACCTGGAGCAATAGAAAAAATAGCCGGAACTATAAACAAAAGCCCTCAGTTCGTTGAGGGGTGGCTGATATTCATGGTCGTCCTGAGTGCCGTTGAACTGTACCTGATACTATCCGGACTTTACCTCCTCTACAAGCACCGCCACGCGTTCCTCTAA
- a CDS encoding sodium-dependent transporter — protein MEQQRDQWATKIGLILAMAGNAVGLGNFVRFPTQVAQNGGGAFMVPYFLALFFLGIPIMWVEWVAGRYGGKYGHGTLGPSYYLMARESLKPRSALIMGIISGMVAFAGVTLLNSYYLHLIGWSAAYTWFSITGAYFGKNTGQFFSNYLSNHTEVFLFWGITIVTIAIAVGRGVSKGIEKWVKVMMPLLYIFAIIMVGYVFVLGSPIDPNWSTLDGFAFIWTPNWAYLKAHFATVMLAAAGQIFFTLSLGMGIIQNYASYLGPNDDVALSGIATVSLNEFAEVVLGGSLAIPLATAYAPKIVPPDVLAQGKNAALAWIGHKFGLGFAYTSLPNVFVSMGQIGRFFGALWFLLLWFAGWTSAIAMYNYLVALFEEDLGIKRNVGTWLVLLIYFILGLPVIYIGLDKYVTPLDNWISFQLTLLALIDIIVAVYLFKPDNFWEELHKGAYVKIPTFYKWITLIVAPIFLLIPLIGTFKGFVSGGIPPTVGAVIIVMFIIGAIETYFAIKKKYGEEIEKNEVLIKV, from the coding sequence ATGGAGCAACAGAGAGACCAATGGGCAACCAAGATTGGTTTAATTCTTGCTATGGCTGGAAACGCAGTCGGACTGGGTAACTTCGTTAGGTTCCCAACCCAGGTTGCCCAGAACGGTGGCGGCGCATTCATGGTGCCGTACTTCCTGGCACTGTTCTTCCTAGGAATACCCATCATGTGGGTTGAGTGGGTTGCCGGAAGGTACGGAGGTAAATACGGTCACGGAACACTGGGTCCCAGTTACTACCTTATGGCAAGGGAGAGCCTCAAGCCAAGGAGCGCCCTCATAATGGGAATAATCAGCGGTATGGTAGCTTTTGCCGGAGTTACATTGCTCAACAGCTACTACCTGCATCTTATAGGCTGGTCCGCCGCGTACACGTGGTTCAGCATTACAGGAGCGTACTTCGGCAAGAACACCGGACAGTTCTTCAGCAACTATCTCAGCAACCACACTGAGGTATTCCTGTTCTGGGGTATCACAATAGTTACCATAGCCATAGCAGTTGGAAGAGGTGTCAGCAAGGGTATTGAGAAGTGGGTCAAAGTCATGATGCCGTTGCTCTATATCTTCGCTATCATAATGGTTGGATATGTCTTCGTTCTTGGATCCCCGATTGACCCGAACTGGAGCACACTCGATGGTTTTGCCTTCATATGGACTCCAAACTGGGCTTACCTCAAGGCACACTTTGCAACAGTCATGCTCGCAGCAGCGGGACAGATATTCTTCACGCTCTCCCTGGGTATGGGTATAATCCAGAACTACGCAAGCTATCTCGGACCAAACGATGACGTTGCCCTCTCAGGCATTGCAACGGTTTCGCTCAACGAGTTTGCAGAGGTTGTCCTCGGTGGTTCACTTGCAATACCTCTCGCAACCGCCTACGCTCCAAAGATTGTACCACCTGATGTTCTTGCCCAAGGTAAAAACGCTGCCTTGGCATGGATAGGCCACAAGTTCGGACTTGGATTCGCCTACACAAGCCTGCCAAACGTTTTCGTCAGTATGGGACAAATTGGAAGGTTCTTCGGCGCACTGTGGTTCCTGCTCCTCTGGTTTGCCGGTTGGACATCAGCAATAGCTATGTACAACTACCTAGTGGCACTCTTTGAAGAGGATCTCGGAATCAAGAGGAATGTTGGAACGTGGTTAGTCCTGCTGATATACTTCATCCTCGGACTGCCAGTTATATACATTGGGCTTGACAAATACGTTACACCGCTCGACAACTGGATAAGCTTCCAGCTGACCCTGCTGGCACTCATTGATATCATAGTTGCAGTGTATCTCTTCAAGCCAGACAACTTCTGGGAGGAACTCCACAAGGGAGCTTACGTTAAGATACCAACGTTCTACAAGTGGATAACCCTCATCGTGGCACCAATATTCCTGCTTATCCCACTGATTGGAACGTTCAAGGGCTTTGTCAGCGGAGGAATACCGCCAACCGTCGGTGCAGTGATAATAGTAATGTTCATCATTGGAGCCATTGAAACGTACTTCGCCATCAAGAAGAAGTACGGCGAAGAAATAGAAAAGAACGAGGTACTGATAAAGGTCTGA